Proteins from a genomic interval of Trichoderma breve strain T069 chromosome 2, whole genome shotgun sequence:
- a CDS encoding nmrA-like family domain-containing protein, with the protein MVTVAIAGGGSAIASNIINAILATKKHQLVILSRSPRPELEAQGAIVKVVDYDSHEQLTNALRGVHTVLSCIWTYGPTVGTLQIALLEAAKEAKAKEPVWEAVKKSGLEYTRFINGLWMNVWAPGAPRDEEVARAGYKGPAFLLDINSGSITIPGDGNGIISVTDMRDVGKYAAAALDFEKWDEDSVIVGDKVTINELVEKIEKITGKKLDKSYVSLDAIDAVIAGEYDLTPNVNERVPEVKPLKVDEFLATHWTA; encoded by the exons ATGGTTACTGTCGCAattgctggaggaggctcAGCCATCGcctccaacatcatcaacgccatcctcGCAACCAAGAAGCACCAACTCGTCATCCTTTCTCGCTCTCCACGCCCCGAGCTCGAAGCCCAAGGCGCCATCGTCAAAGTCGTCGACTATGATTCCCACGAGCAACTCACCAACGCTCTCCGAGGAGTCCACACTGTTCTCAGCTGCATCTGGACTTACGGCCCAACCGTTGGCACCTTGCAAATCGCTCTCCTAGAAGCGGCCAAGGAAGCCAAA GCCAAGGAACCTGTCTGGGAGGCGGTAAAGAAGTCTGGATTGGAGTACACGCGCTTCATCAACGGTCTGTGGATGAACGTCTGGGCCCCTGGCGCGCCGCGAGACGAAGAAGTTGCCCGAGCCGGATACAAGGGCCCGGCCTTCTTGCTCGATATcaacagcggcagcatcaccatTCCCGGAGACGGTAACGGCATAATCAGCGTGACCGATATGCGAGACGTTGGCAAGTACGCTGCTGCGGCGCTGGATTTCGAAAAGTGGGATGAGGACAGTGTGATTGTGGGCGACAAGGTTACCATCAATGAACTCGTTGAGAAGATTGAAAAGATTACGGGAAAGAAGCTCGACAAGTCATATGTCTCGCTGGATGCTATTGATGCGGTGATTGCTG GAGAGTATGATCTGACGCCTAATGTCAACGAGAGGGTTCCGGAGGTGAAGCCACTCAAGGTTGATGAGTTTTTGGCAACGCATTGGACTGCGTGA